One window of the Benincasa hispida cultivar B227 chromosome 3, ASM972705v1, whole genome shotgun sequence genome contains the following:
- the LOC120074164 gene encoding transcription factor APG-like isoform X1, with product MDHSIPNNRDRNACTSSTWTLPAAAAASSSSPPDDISLFLQQILLRSSSSASHFSLLSPSPSIFSELTCNIRAFTPSTHNIPPSYGPPNAVPDEISTVDSSEQFANSSSSGVLHDPLRSCPTPIPPNASSTSVGASDHNENDEFDCESEEGLEALVEELPTKPNPRSSSKRSRAAEVHNLSEKRRRSRINEKMKALQNLIPNSNKTDKASMLDEAIEYLKQLQLQVQMLSMRNGLSMHPMNFPGSLQYLQLSHMRMDFGEENRSISSDQERPNQIFLSLADQKAASIHPFMSDIGRTNAETPFELTPPIQAHLVPFYLSESSKSKEICSRNVLRDDHQVNVNVSQSETTPFVSRPYNISAPPDLQGLQNCISVEPSIVEGNRSGVLLNYTPEHSLVFPSPFNGINTGRPTETTELQ from the exons ATGGACCATTCCATTCCTAACAACCGCGATCGAAATGCATGTACTTCTTCGACGTGGACTCTtcccgccgccgccgccgcctccTCCTCTTCCCCTCCCGACGATATCTCCCTGTTTCTGCAACAGATTTTGCTACGTTCCTCTTCCTCTGCTTCCCacttctctctcctctctccttCACCCTCCATCTTCTCCGAACTCACCTGCAACATAAGAGCCTTCACCCCATCAACCCATAACATTCCCCCTTCTTATGGGCCGCCTAATGCAGTGCCCGACGAGATCTCCACCGTCGATTCCTCAGAACAATTTGCAAATTCCTCATCGTCCGGTGTATTACATGATCCCTTGCGCTCTTGTCCCACACCCATTCCACCTAATGCATCTTCTACGTCGGTTGGAGCTAGTGATCACAACGAAAACGATGAATTTGACTGCGAAAGTGAG GAGGGTCTGGAGGCATTGGTTGAAGAGCTACCTACAAAGCCTAATCCTCGCAGCTCTTCCAAAAGAAGCAGAGCCGCCGAAGTTCATAATTTGTCTGAAAAG AGAAGGAGGAGCagaattaatgaaaaaatgaagGCACTGCAAAATCTGATCCCCAATTCTAACAAG ACTGACAAGGCCTCGATGCTGGACGAAGCAATTGAATATCTGAAGCAGCTTCAACTTCAAGTTCAG ATGCTGTCGATGAGAAATGGCTTGAGTATGCATCCTATGAACTTTCCTGGAAGTTTGCAATATCTCCAACTTTCCCACATGAGAATGGACTTTGGTGAAGAAAACAGGTCAATTTCTTCTGACCAAGAAAGACCAAACCAGATCTTTCTCAGTTTGGCTGACCAAAAGGCTGCCTCCATCCATCCTTTCATGTCAGACATTGGAAGAACTAATGCGGAAACTCCATTTGAATTGACCCCGCCCATCCAGGCTCACCTTGTCCCTTTTTACTTGAGTGAGTCCTCCAAGTCTAAG GAGATTTGCAGCAGAAATGTACTGCGAGATGATCACCAGGTGAATGTGAATGTGAGCCAATCGGAGACAACTCCCTTTG TGTCACGCCCCTATAACATATCAGCACCTCCTGATTTACAAGGATTACAGAATTGCATCTCGGTGGAACCGAGCATCGTAGAAGGAAATCGGTCAGGTGTGCTTTTAAATTACACTCCAGAGCACAGCCTTGTATTCCCTTCCCCTTTTAATGG CATTAACACAGGAAGGCCAACTGAAACAACAGAGCTGCAATGA
- the LOC120074164 gene encoding transcription factor PHYTOCHROME INTERACTING FACTOR-LIKE 13-like isoform X3, giving the protein MDHSIPNNRDRNACTSSTWTLPAAAAASSSSPPDDISLFLQQILLRSSSSASHFSLLSPSPSIFSELTCNIRAFTPSTHNIPPSYGPPNAVPDEISTVDSSEQFANSSSSGVLHDPLRSCPTPIPPNASSTSVGASDHNENDEFDCESEEGLEALVEELPTKPNPRSSSKRSRAAEVHNLSEKRRRSRINEKMKALQNLIPNSNKTDKASMLDEAIEYLKQLQLQVQMLSMRNGLSMHPMNFPGSLQYLQLSHMRMDFGEENRSISSDQERPNQIFLSLADQKAASIHPFMSDIGRTNAETPFELTPPIQAHLVPFYLSESSKSKEICSRNVLRDDHQVNVNVSQSETTPFVSRPYNISAPPDLQGLQNCISVEPSIVEGNRSALTQEGQLKQQSCNDQHC; this is encoded by the exons ATGGACCATTCCATTCCTAACAACCGCGATCGAAATGCATGTACTTCTTCGACGTGGACTCTtcccgccgccgccgccgcctccTCCTCTTCCCCTCCCGACGATATCTCCCTGTTTCTGCAACAGATTTTGCTACGTTCCTCTTCCTCTGCTTCCCacttctctctcctctctccttCACCCTCCATCTTCTCCGAACTCACCTGCAACATAAGAGCCTTCACCCCATCAACCCATAACATTCCCCCTTCTTATGGGCCGCCTAATGCAGTGCCCGACGAGATCTCCACCGTCGATTCCTCAGAACAATTTGCAAATTCCTCATCGTCCGGTGTATTACATGATCCCTTGCGCTCTTGTCCCACACCCATTCCACCTAATGCATCTTCTACGTCGGTTGGAGCTAGTGATCACAACGAAAACGATGAATTTGACTGCGAAAGTGAG GAGGGTCTGGAGGCATTGGTTGAAGAGCTACCTACAAAGCCTAATCCTCGCAGCTCTTCCAAAAGAAGCAGAGCCGCCGAAGTTCATAATTTGTCTGAAAAG AGAAGGAGGAGCagaattaatgaaaaaatgaagGCACTGCAAAATCTGATCCCCAATTCTAACAAG ACTGACAAGGCCTCGATGCTGGACGAAGCAATTGAATATCTGAAGCAGCTTCAACTTCAAGTTCAG ATGCTGTCGATGAGAAATGGCTTGAGTATGCATCCTATGAACTTTCCTGGAAGTTTGCAATATCTCCAACTTTCCCACATGAGAATGGACTTTGGTGAAGAAAACAGGTCAATTTCTTCTGACCAAGAAAGACCAAACCAGATCTTTCTCAGTTTGGCTGACCAAAAGGCTGCCTCCATCCATCCTTTCATGTCAGACATTGGAAGAACTAATGCGGAAACTCCATTTGAATTGACCCCGCCCATCCAGGCTCACCTTGTCCCTTTTTACTTGAGTGAGTCCTCCAAGTCTAAG GAGATTTGCAGCAGAAATGTACTGCGAGATGATCACCAGGTGAATGTGAATGTGAGCCAATCGGAGACAACTCCCTTTG TGTCACGCCCCTATAACATATCAGCACCTCCTGATTTACAAGGATTACAGAATTGCATCTCGGTGGAACCGAGCATCGTAGAAGGAAATCGGTCAG CATTAACACAGGAAGGCCAACTGAAACAACAGAGCTGCAATGATCAACATTGTTGA
- the LOC120074164 gene encoding transcription factor APG-like isoform X2: protein MDHSIPNNRDRNACTSSTWTLPAAAAASSSSPPDDISLFLQQILLRSSSSASHFSLLSPSPSIFSELTCNIRAFTPSTHNIPPSYGPPNAVPDEISTVDSSEQFANSSSSGVLHDPLRSCPTPIPPNASSTSVGASDHNENDEFDCESEEGLEALVEELPTKPNPRSSSKRSRAAEVHNLSEKRRRSRINEKMKALQNLIPNSNKTDKASMLDEAIEYLKQLQLQVQMLSMRNGLSMHPMNFPGSLQYLQLSHMRMDFGEENRSISSDQERPNQIFLSLADQKAASIHPFMSDIGRTNAETPFELTPPIQAHLVPFYLSESSKSKICSRNVLRDDHQVNVNVSQSETTPFVSRPYNISAPPDLQGLQNCISVEPSIVEGNRSGVLLNYTPEHSLVFPSPFNGINTGRPTETTELQ from the exons ATGGACCATTCCATTCCTAACAACCGCGATCGAAATGCATGTACTTCTTCGACGTGGACTCTtcccgccgccgccgccgcctccTCCTCTTCCCCTCCCGACGATATCTCCCTGTTTCTGCAACAGATTTTGCTACGTTCCTCTTCCTCTGCTTCCCacttctctctcctctctccttCACCCTCCATCTTCTCCGAACTCACCTGCAACATAAGAGCCTTCACCCCATCAACCCATAACATTCCCCCTTCTTATGGGCCGCCTAATGCAGTGCCCGACGAGATCTCCACCGTCGATTCCTCAGAACAATTTGCAAATTCCTCATCGTCCGGTGTATTACATGATCCCTTGCGCTCTTGTCCCACACCCATTCCACCTAATGCATCTTCTACGTCGGTTGGAGCTAGTGATCACAACGAAAACGATGAATTTGACTGCGAAAGTGAG GAGGGTCTGGAGGCATTGGTTGAAGAGCTACCTACAAAGCCTAATCCTCGCAGCTCTTCCAAAAGAAGCAGAGCCGCCGAAGTTCATAATTTGTCTGAAAAG AGAAGGAGGAGCagaattaatgaaaaaatgaagGCACTGCAAAATCTGATCCCCAATTCTAACAAG ACTGACAAGGCCTCGATGCTGGACGAAGCAATTGAATATCTGAAGCAGCTTCAACTTCAAGTTCAG ATGCTGTCGATGAGAAATGGCTTGAGTATGCATCCTATGAACTTTCCTGGAAGTTTGCAATATCTCCAACTTTCCCACATGAGAATGGACTTTGGTGAAGAAAACAGGTCAATTTCTTCTGACCAAGAAAGACCAAACCAGATCTTTCTCAGTTTGGCTGACCAAAAGGCTGCCTCCATCCATCCTTTCATGTCAGACATTGGAAGAACTAATGCGGAAACTCCATTTGAATTGACCCCGCCCATCCAGGCTCACCTTGTCCCTTTTTACTTGAGTGAGTCCTCCAAGTCTAAG ATTTGCAGCAGAAATGTACTGCGAGATGATCACCAGGTGAATGTGAATGTGAGCCAATCGGAGACAACTCCCTTTG TGTCACGCCCCTATAACATATCAGCACCTCCTGATTTACAAGGATTACAGAATTGCATCTCGGTGGAACCGAGCATCGTAGAAGGAAATCGGTCAGGTGTGCTTTTAAATTACACTCCAGAGCACAGCCTTGTATTCCCTTCCCCTTTTAATGG CATTAACACAGGAAGGCCAACTGAAACAACAGAGCTGCAATGA